TTCAATCCTTATCCATCAGCGTAATTATCTCGCCTAAATAGAAACTTACCCAAGAACTGCCGATTTTAGAATTAGATTCAACACTATATTAGCTTGGCTTGTTTTTTGCTATATCCACATAATTATCGTCAATATCAAAACCTATATAACGTCTGCCTAATTTCTTCGCGGCAATAGCCGCTGTTCCTGTTCCTACAAAAGGATATAAAACAATATTATTTTCGTCTGTCGCCATTAAAATAAGTCTCTCAAGTAAATGGACAGGCAGTTGACAAGGATGGGGGTATCCCCTTCCTGTACTTATTGTGTTTTAGTCTATGAATGTCAGTTCACACATCAGAAACCAGCGGACCATAAGGATGTAAAAATATTGAACCTGTGGATTTTGTAACTCTTGCCAACTCTAAAATCCACATTTTACACCAATCAAGATATTCCCAATCTTTCAAATGATCATTCCACACGCTTAGCATAGTCGTAGTTTTTGGGCACACAAATAGGAGAACGTCGTCCATATAATCCGTTCAGTTCATCATAATAATGTTTTTGTTGAACATATCCTGCCGACAGTACGTTTAATTCGGGTGTCTGGTAATCAGAAATTATTTCGGATTTATTTATTACCCCCCCCCCCCCCGCGATAAAACAATACATTTCCCCGTCTTTCTCAAAACAATCCCAGCCGTCCACTCTCTTTACATAATAGTAGTGGTCTTTGGAGACGCAGCAAGGGTTAATTTTTCCGTCCAATCCGCTCAATTGGTCATATACACCGTCTTCGGCGCACTCGAAGCTTTTGTCATCGTAGTCAAAATATGTTATTTCCGGCAAACCCAATTTACTTTTAATTCTTCCCAAAAGCTTGTCCTTGTTATGGGACGTGCCTCTGTCTTGATAATTATGCTTCTTTTTAAGTTTTGCCGACAAACGCTCAACGACTTCTTCTTTATCTGTTATTTCTTTGTACCCATGTTTTTCTTTCCATCTTAAGCTCCCTAGTTTCAAAACTTAACGAATCTGATACTTCCGTCCTTGTCAAAAATCCTTCTCTTGCAAGGTTTTCATAAATTTCAGGTTTTTCAGTTTTGAGTTTTTTGCTGTCAAATTTTAAGTACGAAATATCTGCCGTATTTTTTTCTCAAGTTAAAAGGAGTATCTGCAAACGTCATATCGACGATCCTGTCAGACAATCTCTTCAATAGTTCTATACAATTACCTGCAGTGAACAGTATTAATATATTAGTGAAATCTATCAAAAAAAGAACTTATTCTATCTCCACTTCTTTTTTCAGATAGGAACTACAAAAAATATGACACTGCAATTACAAAAATTGTCTAAATCGACGTCATCATCAAAAGCAACACTGCCAAAGCAACCAAACCAGCTACCATATATAGATGCAGCAAGCGA
This genomic interval from Candidatus Endomicrobiellum trichonymphae contains the following:
- a CDS encoding site-specific DNA-methyltransferase, yielding MKDWEYLDWCKMWILELARVTKSTGSIFLHPYGPLVSDV
- a CDS encoding DNA methyltransferase, whose protein sequence is MATDENNIVLYPFVGTGTAAIAAKKLGRRYIGFDIDDNYVDIAKNKPS